From a region of the Candidatus Eisenbacteria bacterium genome:
- a CDS encoding YjbQ family protein, which translates to MNSFFFEVRTSRRIETIDITRKIEERLPRTAAGICVVYCPHTTAAIAVNEGADPDVKTDIEDALTAHFPSTGRYRHAEGNSDAHIKSVLIGPSKIVPVENGKLLLGRWQSIFFCELDGPRTRTVRAYVIAGSSATDPSAEYR; encoded by the coding sequence ATGAACAGCTTCTTCTTTGAGGTGCGTACTTCCAGGCGCATCGAAACGATCGACATCACCCGGAAGATCGAGGAGCGGCTCCCGAGGACGGCGGCCGGCATCTGCGTCGTCTACTGTCCCCATACGACCGCGGCGATCGCCGTCAACGAAGGAGCCGATCCGGACGTGAAGACCGACATCGAGGATGCTCTCACCGCCCATTTCCCGAGCACCGGCCGCTACCGGCACGCCGAGGGGAACTCGGACGCGCACATCAAGTCCGTGCTCATCGGGCCCTCGAAGATCGTTCCGGTCGAGAACGGGAAGCTCCTCCTCGGCCGCTGGCAGTCGATCTTCTTCTGCGAGCTCGACGGGCCACGAACCCGCACCGTCCGGGCTTATGTCATCGCCGGATCGAGCGCTACAGATCCTTCTGCAGAGTATCGATGA